From Pan troglodytes isolate AG18354 chromosome 9, NHGRI_mPanTro3-v2.0_pri, whole genome shotgun sequence, the proteins below share one genomic window:
- the ATG16L2 gene encoding protein Atg16l2 isoform X6 yields MAYQVVEKSAALGTLESELQQRQSRLAALEARVAQLREARAQQAQQVEEWRAQNAVQRAAYEALRAHVGLREAALRRLQEEARDLLERLVQRKARAAAERNLRNERRERAKQARVSQELKKAAKRTVSISEGPDTLGDGMRERRETLALAPEPEPLEKEACEKWKRPFRSASATSLTLSHCVDVVKGLLDFKKRRGHSIGGAPEQRYQIIPVCVAARLPTRAQDVLDAHLSEVNAVRFGPNSSLLATGGADRLIHLWNVVGSRLEANQTLEGAGGSITSVDFDPSGYQVLAATYNQAAQLWKVGEAQSKETLSGHKDKVTAAKFKLTRHQAVTGSRDRTVKEWDLGRAYCSRTINVLSYCNDVVCGDHIIISGHNDQKIRFWDSRGPHCTQVIPVQGRVTSLSLSHDQLHLLSCSRDNTLKVIDLRVSNIRQVFRADGFKCGSDWTKAVFSPDRSYALAGSCDGALYIWDVDTGKLESRLQGPHCTAVNAVAWCYSGSHMVSVDQGRKVVLWQ; encoded by the exons ATGGCCTACCAGGTGGTGGAGAAGAGCGCGGCCCTGGGCACGCTGGAGTCGGAGCtgcagcagaggcaaagcag GCTGGCAGCCCTGGAGGCCCGCGTGGCGCAGCTGCGAGAGGCGCGGGCGCAACAGGCCCAGCAGGTGGAGGAGTGGCGGGCGCAGAATGCGGTCCAGCGGGCAGCCTACGAGGCGCTGCGCGCGCACGTCGGGCTCCGGGAGGCGGCACTGCGCAGGCTCCAGGAAGAGGCGCGCGACCTGCTGGAGAGGCTCGTGCAGCGCAAGGCGCGCGCCGCGGCCGAGCGCAACCTGCGCAACGAGCGCCGGGAGCG GGCCAAGCAGGCGCGGGTGTCCCAGGAGCTGAAGAAGGCTGCCAAGCGGACCGTGAGCATCAGCGA GGGCCCGGACACCCTAGGCGATGGgatgagggagagaagggagactCTGGCTCTGGCCCCTGAGCCAGAGCCCCTGGAGAAGGAAGCTTGTGAGAAGTGGAAGAGGCCATTCAG gtctgcctcagccacctccctGACGCTGTCCCACTGTGTGGATGTGGTGAAGGGGCTTCTGga TTTTAAGAAGAGGAGAGGCCACTCAATTGGGGGAGCCCCTGAGCAGCGATACCAGATCATCCCTGTGTGTGTGGCTGCCCGACTTCCTACCCGGGCTCAGGATGTGCTG GATGCCCACCTCTCTGAGGTCAATGCTGTTCGTTTTGGCCCCAACAGCAGCCTCCTGGCCACTGGAGGGGCTGACCGCCTGATCCACCTCTGGAATGTTGTGGGAA GTCGCCTGGAGGCCAACCAGACCCTGGAGGGAGCTGGTGGCAGCATCACCAGTGTGGACTTTGACCCCTCG GGCTACCAGGTTTTAGCAGCAACTTACAACCAGGCTGCCCAGCTCTGGAAGGTGGGGGAGGCACAGTCCAAG GAGACACTGTCTGGACACAAGGATAAGGTGACAGCTGCCAAATTCAAGCTAACGAGGCACCAGGCAGTGACTGGGAGCCGCGACCGGACAGTGAAGGAGTGGGACCTCGGCCGTGCCTATT GCTCCAGGACCATCAATGTCCTTTCCTACTGTAATGACGTGGTGTGTGGGGACCATATCATCATTAGTGGCCACAATGACCAGAAGATCCGGTTCTGGGACAGCAG GGGGCCCCACTGCACCCAGGTCATCCCTGTGCAGGGCCGGgtcacctccctgagcctcagccaCGACCAACTGCACCTGCTCAGCTGTTCCCGAGACAACACACTCAAGGTCATCGACCTGCGTGTCAGCAACATCCGCCAGGTGTTCAG GGCCGATGGCTTCAAGTGTGGTTCTGACTGGACGAAAGCTGTGTTCAG CCCGGACAGAAGCTATGCACTGGCAGGCTCCTGTGATGGGGCCCTTTACATCTGGGATGTGGACACCGGGAAACTGGAGAGCAGACTTCAGGGACCCCATTG CACTGCTGTCAACGCCGTGGCCTGGTGCTACTCCGGGAGCCACATGGTGAGCGTGGACCAGGGCAGGAAGGTTGTGCTCTGGCAGTAG